Genomic DNA from Desulfuromonas versatilis:
ATCGAGCCCATGATCAACGCCGGGGTTCCAGGCGTCAGGATCCTCTCTGACGGGTGGACGGCGGTGACGCTCGACGGGAAGCCCTCGGCTCACTTCGAGCACACGGTAGCTGTAACCGAGAACGGGCCGGAAATTCTTACCCGGCTGTGAGTGATTGTTTGGCGGGCTGGCAACCCGGAAGTCCGATGCCGGCTCGTTTCTATTTTTGAAAAACATTCAACCCCAGAGGAAACGCACATGAAAGTCCGAGCTTCGGTAAAGACGATCTGCGACAAATGCAAGGTCATCAAACGCAAGGGCATTGTCAGGATCATCTGTGAAAACCCCAAGCACAAGCAGAAACAGGGATAAAGGGATTAGGAGGATCAGACATTGGCACGCATCGCTGGTATCGATTTACCGAGAAATAAACGCATCGAGGTGGCTCTCACCTACATATACGGCATTGGTCGTTCCACCTCCCAGGACATCCTGGCCAAGGCCGGGATCGATTTCAACACCCGGTCGGACGATTTGACCGAGGCTGAAGTCGGCAAGATCCGCGAAGTCATCGACCGCGAAAACAAGGTCGAAGGCGACCTGCGTCGGGAAATTTCCATGAACATCAAGCGGCTCATGGACCTCGGCTGCTACCGCGGTCTGCGTCACCGTCGCGGTCTTCCGGTGCGCGGGCAGAAAACCAAAACCAACGCCCGCACTCGTAAGGGTCCGCGCAAGACTGTGGCCGGCAAGAAGAAATAATTGGAGGAACCATGGCTAAGCCTGGCAAGAAAGTCGTAAGAAAAAAGGTTGAAAAGAAAAACATCGCCAACGGTGTTGTTCATATTCAGGCGACGTTCAACAATACCATCGTCAGCATCACTGACGTGGCAGGTAATGTGATTTCCTGGGCCACCGCTGGGGGGATGGGCTTCAAAGGCTCGCGCAAGAGCACCCCTTTCGCTGCCCAGATGGCGGCGGAGAGCGCTGCCAAAAAAGCCCAGGAGCATGGGTTGCGCAGTGTCGAGGTGCATGTCAAGGGCCCCGGTTCCGGCAGGGAATCGGCTCTGCGTGCGCTGCAGGGAGCGGGGCTGACCATCACGGTCATCAAGGACGTTACCCCCATCCCTCATAACGGCTGCCGTCCCCCCAAGCGCAGAAGAGTTTAACCAGACAAGGAGGATGAACGTTGGCTAGATATACAGGTCCCGTCTGCCGGCTGTGCCGCAGGGAAAACATGAAGCTGTTCCTCAAGGGGGACAGATGCCATACCGACAAATGTGCCGTTGAGCGGCGCAACTATGCTCCCGGCCAGCATGGCCAGGGGCGCATCAAGGTGTCCGATTACGGCACCCAGCTGCGTGAAAAGCAGCGCGTCAAGCGCACCTACGGTCTGCTCGAGAAGCAGTTCCGGGGTTATTTCGCAAAGGCCGATCGGATGAAGGGGGTTACCGGCGAGAATCTGCTGGTGCTTCTCGAGCGGCGGCTGGACAGCATGATCTATCGCCTTGGTTTCGCCACCTCCCGTAGTGAGGCGCGGTCGCTGGTTCGTCAGGGACACTTCCTGGTGAACGGCCGCAAGGTCAATGTTCCTTCGTATCTGGTTCGCCCCGGAGACACCGTGGAACTGCGTGAGAAAAGCCGCCAGGTCGCCCGCATCAACGAGGCGCTGGACGGCGTCATGCGTCGCGGGATCCCCTCCTGGGTGGAGCTCGACCGGGCCGCTTTCAAGGGGACGGTCAAGACCCTGCCGGTTCGCGAGGAGATGACCACGCCGGTATTCCAGGAGCACCTCATCGTCGAGCTTTACTCCAAGTAATCCTGGCATCCACCGGATGTAACCTCAATACGGAGGATACGAATGTATAAAAACTGGAGAGACCTCATCAAGCCCAAGCGCCTCCAGGTCGAAGCCGATACCCTGACCGCCACCTACGGCAAGTTCTTTGCCGAACCCTTCGAGCGCGGTTTCGGTACCACTCTCGGCAACGGGTTGCGGCGGGTGCTGCTCTCCTCGCTGCAGGGTGCGGCCATCACCTCGGTGCGGATCAAGGGTGTGCTTCACGAGTTCTCCACTGTCGCCGGGGTTACCGAGGATGTCACCGATATCATCCTCAACCTCAAGGGCGTGTTGCTCAGGCTGCACGGCACCGAGGCCCGCAACATTCGCATCGTAAAGAAGGGTGCTGGCGTGATCACCGCCGGGGACATCATCACCGATTCCCATGTGGAGATCCTCAACCCTCAGCATCACATCGCCACCTGCTCCAAGGAGGCCGATGTCGAGATGGATATGGTGGTCGCCCTGGGCAAGGGGTACGTGCCTGCCGAGCGCAACCGGGACGAAAAGTCCCCGGTCGGAACGATCCCCATCGACGCGATCTACTCGCCGGTTAAAAAGGTCAACTTTGCGGTGACCAACGCCCGCGTCGGGCAGATCACAGACTACGACAAGCTGACCGTCGAAGTCCACACCGACGGCAGTGTCCGCCCTGACGATGCCGTGGCTTACGCGGCCAAGATCCTCAAGGATCAGCTGCAGATCTTCATCAACTTCGACGAGCAGGAAGAGCCGGAGTTCGAGGGCGAAGCCGAGGAGTCACGCAAGATCAACGAAAACCTCTACCGGACCGTGGAGGAACTCGAGCTGTCGGTGCGCAGCGCCAACTGCCTGAAAAATGCCGATATTCGCCTGATCGGCGAACTGGTGCAGAAGAGCGAGGCGGAAATGCTCAAGACCCAGAATTTCGGCCGCAAGTCCCTGAACGAAATCAAGGACATTCTTGCAGAAATGGGTCTTACTCTCGGGATGAAGCTGGAAAATTTTCCCGATCCCGAATACCT
This window encodes:
- the rpsK gene encoding 30S ribosomal protein S11, with the translated sequence MAKPGKKVVRKKVEKKNIANGVVHIQATFNNTIVSITDVAGNVISWATAGGMGFKGSRKSTPFAAQMAAESAAKKAQEHGLRSVEVHVKGPGSGRESALRALQGAGLTITVIKDVTPIPHNGCRPPKRRRV
- the rpsM gene encoding 30S ribosomal protein S13: MARIAGIDLPRNKRIEVALTYIYGIGRSTSQDILAKAGIDFNTRSDDLTEAEVGKIREVIDRENKVEGDLRREISMNIKRLMDLGCYRGLRHRRGLPVRGQKTKTNARTRKGPRKTVAGKKK
- a CDS encoding DNA-directed RNA polymerase subunit alpha — translated: MYKNWRDLIKPKRLQVEADTLTATYGKFFAEPFERGFGTTLGNGLRRVLLSSLQGAAITSVRIKGVLHEFSTVAGVTEDVTDIILNLKGVLLRLHGTEARNIRIVKKGAGVITAGDIITDSHVEILNPQHHIATCSKEADVEMDMVVALGKGYVPAERNRDEKSPVGTIPIDAIYSPVKKVNFAVTNARVGQITDYDKLTVEVHTDGSVRPDDAVAYAAKILKDQLQIFINFDEQEEPEFEGEAEESRKINENLYRTVEELELSVRSANCLKNADIRLIGELVQKSEAEMLKTQNFGRKSLNEIKDILAEMGLTLGMKLENFPDPEYLKMIQKGGEED
- the rpsD gene encoding 30S ribosomal protein S4, whose protein sequence is MARYTGPVCRLCRRENMKLFLKGDRCHTDKCAVERRNYAPGQHGQGRIKVSDYGTQLREKQRVKRTYGLLEKQFRGYFAKADRMKGVTGENLLVLLERRLDSMIYRLGFATSRSEARSLVRQGHFLVNGRKVNVPSYLVRPGDTVELREKSRQVARINEALDGVMRRGIPSWVELDRAAFKGTVKTLPVREEMTTPVFQEHLIVELYSK
- the rpmJ gene encoding 50S ribosomal protein L36; protein product: MKVRASVKTICDKCKVIKRKGIVRIICENPKHKQKQG